GAGACGCCCGTGGGGGAGCGGTTCGACTTCGCAGGCGAGCACTACACGCTCACGGACTCCCCGGCGCTGCCCAAGCCCGCGCAGTCCCGCGTGCCGGTCATCGTGGGTGGGCACGGACCGCGTCGCACCCCGGCGCTCGCGGCGCGCTACGCGACCGAGTTCAACGTCGCGTTCCCCGACCCGGGCGTGCTGGGTGACCGCATCGAGAACGTGCGCGTGGTGTGCCAGGACGCGGGCCGCGACCCCGACGACCTGATCTACTCGGCCGCGTTCGTGGTGTGCGTGGGCAAGGACGAGGCCGAGTTCCGGCGTCGCGCCGAGGCGATCGGCCGCGACCCCGAGGAGCTGCGGGTCAACGGCATCGCGGGCACACCCGCGGAGGCCGCGGACAAGCTCGCGGCTGCGAGCGAGCAGGGGGCGACGCGCTTCTACCTGCAGGTCCTGGACCTCGCGGACCTCGACCACCTCGAGCTCGTCGCGCGCGAGGTCAAGCCGCAGCTGAGCTGACCTCCCCTTCCCGCCCGACGGCGGAGCGCACCTTCTTCCCCGAGGGTGCGCTCCGCCGTCGGGCGTCCTGGGGTGTGGGGCCCTGGTGCGGGGGCGAGCGGGGCGCGGGGCCGTGGGACGGGGCTGTCCACGTCGTACCGGTCGGTAACGAAGGGTTCGCGAGCGGCAGTACCCTTCCCTTCGGCACTTCACCAAAACTTCACGAACGGAGCCCCCCATGGCAGCACTCGGCTGGAAGATCCACGGAGACGGGAAGCGCGTCGAACCCGGCGCCGTGGTCAGCACCGACGAGCGCCTGAGCTGGCCCCGCACGATCGGGATCGGTATGCAGCACGTCGTCGCGATGTTCGGGGCGACGTTCCTCGTCCCGCTCCTGACCGGCTTCTCGCCCGCGACGACCCTGTTCTTCTCGGCGATCGGGACCATCGGGTTCCTGCTCATCACGCGCAACCGGCTCCCCAGCTACCTCGGGTCGAGCTTCGCGTTCATCGCTCCCATCACCGCGGCGACCGCCTCCGGGGGGCAGTCGGTCGCCGTCGGCGGGATCCTGGTGACCGGAGTCGTGCTCGCCCTCATCGGCGTCGTGGTGCACTTCGCGGGTCCGCGCTGGATCGACCTCACGATGCCGCCCATCGTGACCGGCACGATCGTCGCGCTCATCGGCCTCAACCTGGCGCCCGCGGCATGGAACAACTTCCAGCTGTTCCCCGTCACGGCCGTCATCACCCTGGCCTCGATCATCCTCATCACGGTGCTGTTCAAGGGCATCGTCGGGCGCCTCGCGATCCTGCTCGGCGTCATCATCGGCTACGTCGTCGCGGCGATCCGCAGCGAGGTCGACTTCGCGCCCGTCGCCAAGGCCGCCTGGTTCGGGCTGCCCGAGTTCGTGACCCCCACGTTCGACGTCGCGGTGCTCGGCCTGTTCGTCCCGGTCGTGCTCGTGCTCGTCGCGGAGAACGTCGGCCACGTGAAGTCCGTCGCGGCC
This region of Oerskovia jenensis genomic DNA includes:
- a CDS encoding uracil-xanthine permease family protein, whose amino-acid sequence is MAALGWKIHGDGKRVEPGAVVSTDERLSWPRTIGIGMQHVVAMFGATFLVPLLTGFSPATTLFFSAIGTIGFLLITRNRLPSYLGSSFAFIAPITAATASGGQSVAVGGILVTGVVLALIGVVVHFAGPRWIDLTMPPIVTGTIVALIGLNLAPAAWNNFQLFPVTAVITLASIILITVLFKGIVGRLAILLGVIIGYVVAAIRSEVDFAPVAKAAWFGLPEFVTPTFDVAVLGLFVPVVLVLVAENVGHVKSVAAMTGKNLDDLTGRALFADGLATTFAGIGGGSGTTTYAENIGVMAATRVYSTAAYWVAGATALLLSMSPKFGALIATIPAGVLGGATTMLYGMIGILGARIWVQNKVDFSDPVNLTTAAVPLIVGIANFTWVIGDVTFEGIALGTASALVIYHVMRNIARWRGTSQEPASPASVPGGSEMSER
- a CDS encoding LLM class F420-dependent oxidoreductase; this encodes MDLRIFTEPQQGATYDDILAVARATEELGYDAFFRSDHYLVMGDGDGLPGPTDAWTTLAGLARETSRIRLGTLVSSATFRHPGVLAIQVAQVDQMSGGRVELGLGAGWFPQEHSAYGIPFPAKRFGILEEQLAVITGLWETPVGERFDFAGEHYTLTDSPALPKPAQSRVPVIVGGHGPRRTPALAARYATEFNVAFPDPGVLGDRIENVRVVCQDAGRDPDDLIYSAAFVVCVGKDEAEFRRRAEAIGRDPEELRVNGIAGTPAEAADKLAAASEQGATRFYLQVLDLADLDHLELVAREVKPQLS